One genomic segment of Panicum virgatum strain AP13 chromosome 2N, P.virgatum_v5, whole genome shotgun sequence includes these proteins:
- the LOC120660014 gene encoding beta-amylase 2, chloroplastic-like isoform X1 — translation MQQAEDEDEEMGVKEEDGDEEEEDDGCFYMDPCPVSAASPTGSGGVGRANPGRRRAREEERTKLRERQRRAITGRILAGLRQHGNYCLRARADINEVIAALAREAGWIVLPDGTTFPTSSPPPAAAQPAPRPVMVAAAPLVLPLPTSPALPLRGAPPVAARPISHRPALAPVPSVLLSPPLAAASSRPPADDVPDGDSSHLLAVPVPVTMDPAAAEDAAVANQVPDVAPRPPERDFAGTPYVPVYVMLPLGVVNVNGEVVDADELVGQLRVLKAAGVDGVMVDCWWGNVEAHRPQEYNWTGYKRLFQMIRELKLKLQVVMSFHECGGNVGDDVSIPLPHWVTEIGRSNPDIYFTDRAGRRNTECLSWGIDKERVLQGRTAVEVYFDFMRSFRVEFDEYFEDGIISEIEIGLGACGELRYPSYPAKHGWKYPGIGEFQCYDRYLQKNLRRAAEARGHTIWARGPGNAGHYNSEPNLTGFFCDGGDYDSYYGRFFLNWYSQMLVDHADRVLMLARLAFEGSSIAVKVSGVHWWYKTASHAAELTAGFYNPCNRDGYAPIAAVLKKYDAALNFTCVELRTMDQHEVYPEAFADPEGLVWQVLNAAWDAGIQVASENALPCYDRDGFNKILENAKPLNDPDGRHLFGFTYLRLSKVLFERRNFFEFERFVKRMHGEAVLDLQV, via the exons gaggacgaggacgaggagatGGGGGtcaaggaggaggacggcgacgaggaggaggaagacgacggcTGCTTCTACATGGACCCGTGCCCCGTGTCCGCCGCGTCGCCgactggcagcggcggcgtcggcagGGCGaacccggggcggcggcgcgcgcgcgaggaGGAGCGGACCAAGCTgcgggagcggcagcggcgcgcgatCACGGGGCGGATCCTGGCGGGGCTGCGCCAGCACGGCAACTACTgcctccgcgcgcgcgccgacATCAACGAGGTGATCGCGGCGCTGGCGCGCGAGGCCGGCTGGATCGTCCTCCCCGACGGCACCACCTTCCCCACCTCCTccccgccccccgccgccgcgcag CCGGCGCCCCGCCCCGTGATGgtcgcggccgcgccgctcgtGCTCCCGCTCccgacctcgccggcgctccCGCTCCGCGGTGCCCCGCCCGTGGCCGCGCGCCCCATCTCCCACCGCCCCGCGCTCGCGCCGGTGCCCTCCGTCCTCCTCTCGCCCCCGCTGGCCGCAGCCTCCTCGCGCCCCCCGGCGGACGACGTCCCCGACGGTGACTCCTCGCACCTCCtcgccgtccccgtccccgtcaccatggaccccgccgccgccgaagatgCAGCCGTCGCCAACCAA GTGCCCGATgtggcgccgcgcccgccggagcGGGACTTCGCCGGCACGCCCTACGTCCCCGTATACGTCATGCTCCCT CTTGGAGTAGTGAATGTCAATGGTGAGGTGGTGGACGCGGACGAGTTGGTGGGCCAGCTGCGGGTGCTCAAGGCAGCTGGGGTGGACGGGGTCATGGTTGACTGCTGGTGGGGGAATGTCGAGGCGCACAGGCCCCAGGAGTACAACTGGACTGGCTACAAGCGCCTCTTCCAGATGATCAGGGAGCTCAAGCTCAAGTTGCAG GTGGTCATGTCATTCCACGAATGTGGTGGCAATGTTGGAGATGATGTGTCCATTCCTCTCCCACATTGGGTAACAGAGATTGGAAGGAGCAACCCGGATATCTACTTTACTGACAGGGCAGGAAGGCGTAATACCGAGTGCTTATCATGGGGAATTGATAAGGAAAGGGTTCTACAAGGCCGAACAGCAGTGGAG GTATATTTTGACTTCATGAGAAGCTTCCGAGTGGAGTTTGATGAGTATTTTGAGGATGGGATCATCTCGGAAATTGAGATTGGACTAGGGGCTTGTGGAGAGCTGCGGTATCCATCTTATCCAGCAAAACATGGCTGGAAATACCCTGGCATTGGAGAATTTCAG TGCTACGACAGGTACTtacagaaaaatttgagaagagCTGCAGAAGCACGAGGACATACTATATGGGCAAGAGGGCCAGGCAATGCTGGCCATTATAATTCTGAACCAAATCTCACTGGGTTTTTTTGTGATGGAGGAGATTATGATAGTTATTATGGTCGTTTTTTCCTCAACTGGTACTCTCAGATGTTGGTGGATCATGCAGACCGTGTCCTCATGTTAGCAAGGTTGGCTTTTGAGGGTTCAAGCATAGCTGTTAAG GTTTCTGGAGTGCACTGGTGGTACAAAACTGCCAGTCATGCTGCTGAACTAACTGCTGGTTTTTACAACCCATGTAACCGTGATGGCTATGCTCCAATTGCTGCAGTGTTGAAGAAATATGATGCTGCTTTGAACTTTACATGTGTTGAATTGCGCACTATGGACCAGCATGAGGTATACCCTGAGGCATTTGCAGATCCAGAGGGCCTGGTATGGCAG GTGCTAAACGCTGCATGGGATGCTGGGATACAAGTGGCTAGTGAGAACGCTTTACCTTGCTACGATAGAGATGGATTCAACAAGATTTTGGAGAATGCCAAACCACTGAATGACCCAGATGGACGGCATTTGTTTGGATTCACCTAcctgaggcttagcaaagttcTATTTGAGAGGCGCAACTTTTTCGAATTCGAGCGCTTTGTCAAGAGAATGCACG GTGAGGCGGTTCTTGATCTGCAAGTATAG
- the LOC120660014 gene encoding beta-amylase 2, chloroplastic-like isoform X2 produces MQQAEDEDEEMGVKEEDGDEEEEDDGCFYMDPCPVSAASPTGSGGVGRANPGRRRAREEERTKLRERQRRAITGRILAGLRQHGNYCLRARADINEVIAALAREAGWIVLPDGTTFPTSSPPPAAAQVPDVAPRPPERDFAGTPYVPVYVMLPLGVVNVNGEVVDADELVGQLRVLKAAGVDGVMVDCWWGNVEAHRPQEYNWTGYKRLFQMIRELKLKLQVVMSFHECGGNVGDDVSIPLPHWVTEIGRSNPDIYFTDRAGRRNTECLSWGIDKERVLQGRTAVEVYFDFMRSFRVEFDEYFEDGIISEIEIGLGACGELRYPSYPAKHGWKYPGIGEFQCYDRYLQKNLRRAAEARGHTIWARGPGNAGHYNSEPNLTGFFCDGGDYDSYYGRFFLNWYSQMLVDHADRVLMLARLAFEGSSIAVKVSGVHWWYKTASHAAELTAGFYNPCNRDGYAPIAAVLKKYDAALNFTCVELRTMDQHEVYPEAFADPEGLVWQVLNAAWDAGIQVASENALPCYDRDGFNKILENAKPLNDPDGRHLFGFTYLRLSKVLFERRNFFEFERFVKRMHGEAVLDLQV; encoded by the exons gaggacgaggacgaggagatGGGGGtcaaggaggaggacggcgacgaggaggaggaagacgacggcTGCTTCTACATGGACCCGTGCCCCGTGTCCGCCGCGTCGCCgactggcagcggcggcgtcggcagGGCGaacccggggcggcggcgcgcgcgcgaggaGGAGCGGACCAAGCTgcgggagcggcagcggcgcgcgatCACGGGGCGGATCCTGGCGGGGCTGCGCCAGCACGGCAACTACTgcctccgcgcgcgcgccgacATCAACGAGGTGATCGCGGCGCTGGCGCGCGAGGCCGGCTGGATCGTCCTCCCCGACGGCACCACCTTCCCCACCTCCTccccgccccccgccgccgcgcag GTGCCCGATgtggcgccgcgcccgccggagcGGGACTTCGCCGGCACGCCCTACGTCCCCGTATACGTCATGCTCCCT CTTGGAGTAGTGAATGTCAATGGTGAGGTGGTGGACGCGGACGAGTTGGTGGGCCAGCTGCGGGTGCTCAAGGCAGCTGGGGTGGACGGGGTCATGGTTGACTGCTGGTGGGGGAATGTCGAGGCGCACAGGCCCCAGGAGTACAACTGGACTGGCTACAAGCGCCTCTTCCAGATGATCAGGGAGCTCAAGCTCAAGTTGCAG GTGGTCATGTCATTCCACGAATGTGGTGGCAATGTTGGAGATGATGTGTCCATTCCTCTCCCACATTGGGTAACAGAGATTGGAAGGAGCAACCCGGATATCTACTTTACTGACAGGGCAGGAAGGCGTAATACCGAGTGCTTATCATGGGGAATTGATAAGGAAAGGGTTCTACAAGGCCGAACAGCAGTGGAG GTATATTTTGACTTCATGAGAAGCTTCCGAGTGGAGTTTGATGAGTATTTTGAGGATGGGATCATCTCGGAAATTGAGATTGGACTAGGGGCTTGTGGAGAGCTGCGGTATCCATCTTATCCAGCAAAACATGGCTGGAAATACCCTGGCATTGGAGAATTTCAG TGCTACGACAGGTACTtacagaaaaatttgagaagagCTGCAGAAGCACGAGGACATACTATATGGGCAAGAGGGCCAGGCAATGCTGGCCATTATAATTCTGAACCAAATCTCACTGGGTTTTTTTGTGATGGAGGAGATTATGATAGTTATTATGGTCGTTTTTTCCTCAACTGGTACTCTCAGATGTTGGTGGATCATGCAGACCGTGTCCTCATGTTAGCAAGGTTGGCTTTTGAGGGTTCAAGCATAGCTGTTAAG GTTTCTGGAGTGCACTGGTGGTACAAAACTGCCAGTCATGCTGCTGAACTAACTGCTGGTTTTTACAACCCATGTAACCGTGATGGCTATGCTCCAATTGCTGCAGTGTTGAAGAAATATGATGCTGCTTTGAACTTTACATGTGTTGAATTGCGCACTATGGACCAGCATGAGGTATACCCTGAGGCATTTGCAGATCCAGAGGGCCTGGTATGGCAG GTGCTAAACGCTGCATGGGATGCTGGGATACAAGTGGCTAGTGAGAACGCTTTACCTTGCTACGATAGAGATGGATTCAACAAGATTTTGGAGAATGCCAAACCACTGAATGACCCAGATGGACGGCATTTGTTTGGATTCACCTAcctgaggcttagcaaagttcTATTTGAGAGGCGCAACTTTTTCGAATTCGAGCGCTTTGTCAAGAGAATGCACG GTGAGGCGGTTCTTGATCTGCAAGTATAG